A single Kribbella aluminosa DNA region contains:
- a CDS encoding UbiA prenyltransferase family protein, which translates to MVLDLVRIRSTGGAFGLAGIGSWNLARSGVDIDVPRHVAIAVAAFLGIAFCQAFNDVIDRDLDRLAGKTRPLAAGQLSLGTARWVSGLCAVGAVLVVSFDPVLSLAEAAVVGLGVLYSCRLRSTILVGNLLVAAVSTSAFLLPYLSVGEIGPPALAGWSFVGLYILGNEIFKTQVDRRGDREYGLRTVATAAPSAASSAALLIATCGMAGLATVLAARLRYGWRVAFICTVLLVLLLQLASLVRLLISTREWIGLDWEGAQTWWKIPWVPAGLLLLMVR; encoded by the coding sequence GTGGTTCTCGACCTCGTGCGCATCCGGTCGACGGGCGGAGCGTTCGGTCTCGCAGGCATCGGATCCTGGAATCTCGCGCGGTCCGGTGTGGACATCGACGTACCCCGGCACGTCGCGATCGCAGTGGCAGCGTTCCTCGGGATCGCGTTCTGCCAGGCTTTCAACGACGTGATCGATCGCGACCTGGATCGACTTGCGGGCAAGACGAGACCGCTCGCCGCCGGACAGCTGTCCTTGGGGACCGCGCGGTGGGTGAGTGGACTCTGCGCCGTAGGGGCCGTTCTTGTCGTCTCGTTCGATCCGGTGTTGTCGCTGGCCGAGGCTGCCGTCGTCGGTCTGGGTGTGTTGTACTCCTGCCGACTCAGGTCGACCATTCTGGTCGGGAACCTGTTGGTGGCCGCTGTCAGCACCAGCGCCTTTCTCCTCCCGTACCTGAGCGTCGGTGAGATCGGCCCTCCGGCCCTGGCGGGCTGGAGCTTCGTCGGCCTCTACATCTTGGGTAACGAGATTTTCAAGACGCAGGTCGATCGTCGCGGGGACCGCGAGTACGGCCTCAGGACAGTTGCGACCGCCGCGCCGTCAGCCGCATCGTCTGCGGCGCTGCTGATAGCGACCTGCGGCATGGCCGGCCTGGCGACTGTTTTGGCTGCGAGGCTGAGATACGGCTGGCGGGTGGCGTTCATCTGCACCGTCCTGCTGGTTCTGCTGCTGCAGTTGGCATCGCTTGTCAGGCTGCTCATATCGACACGAGAGTGGATCGGTCTCGACTGGGAGGGGGCCCAGACCTGGTGGAAGATCCCGTGGGTTCCGGCTGGTCTTCTGCTGCTGATGGTGAGATAG
- a CDS encoding sensor histidine kinase, translating to MILLAWNGIAGLRAARHVSPGRLAAVPVLVVDITIMIGLAMLVAAAQPAGTILNHGADLAGQYAVGTTVLWTALRGVSAGLAVVLSSCLMQLVAVLVNGAEVAGRAAVVELVVRITWVVAALTVASAIMAYANRSWRLALSLGNELKTYSTIQRYLDSVHDIVLQDYGHILRTTARTDISSQRVLDDIGRWARQSIALIRARFAQEDSDDRRVGVRFDALGAEFRRRGLDVDVRVDVEEMNPHVGGIVVAGVRELLSNVQVHAGVRRAELAVRLDAGSLVVDVVDRGCGFTPRRDEFGYGLAHSVADRLSTINGRFRIDSRAGLGTKVTLWIPIDVALRVSTESGTPSLDHLVARLSAASRLPGGQSCDHRPWWKRDLSEPEVRAMVHNLARGWLATPVLVYRIFVGPVQVLTGLSEPGLSPGRTMVVALLGYQAVEITVLILAIRGRAGRLLKNPAVLLADFSICAVLNVWAAQVVATAGLPLDVSHQFLFAYTYGAVALWTVVHGSRTGLAVLALALALEVVLTGMSLEGFTVGTALTQCAKLTAAVLVAASVKWSSDRAVARAVQSTADLGKVNSRIVLMHKLGSRSESVLSQVSR from the coding sequence GTGATCCTGCTGGCGTGGAATGGCATTGCCGGACTACGCGCCGCCCGGCACGTCTCGCCGGGCCGCCTCGCCGCGGTGCCGGTCCTGGTCGTCGACATCACCATCATGATCGGGCTTGCGATGTTGGTTGCCGCCGCCCAACCAGCGGGGACCATTCTGAACCACGGCGCGGATCTCGCCGGCCAATATGCGGTCGGCACGACGGTCCTCTGGACAGCGCTCCGCGGGGTCAGTGCCGGCCTGGCGGTTGTCCTGAGCAGTTGCCTCATGCAACTGGTGGCCGTCCTGGTCAACGGAGCGGAGGTCGCGGGCCGCGCCGCAGTGGTCGAACTCGTCGTCCGGATAACCTGGGTTGTCGCGGCATTGACGGTCGCGTCGGCGATCATGGCCTACGCCAACCGGTCATGGCGGCTGGCGTTGTCACTCGGCAACGAGTTGAAGACCTACTCGACCATACAGCGGTACCTGGACAGCGTCCACGACATCGTGTTGCAGGACTACGGCCACATCCTGCGAACGACGGCGCGAACCGACATCTCGTCGCAGCGAGTGCTTGATGACATCGGTCGCTGGGCGCGGCAGTCGATCGCGTTGATCCGTGCGAGATTCGCTCAGGAGGACAGCGACGACAGACGTGTGGGTGTTCGCTTCGATGCGCTGGGGGCGGAGTTCCGGCGTCGCGGCCTCGACGTCGACGTCCGGGTGGACGTCGAAGAGATGAATCCACACGTCGGCGGGATCGTGGTCGCTGGCGTCCGCGAATTGCTGTCGAACGTGCAGGTGCACGCCGGCGTCCGTCGCGCCGAGTTGGCTGTGCGACTCGATGCTGGGTCGCTGGTGGTCGACGTTGTGGACCGAGGCTGCGGCTTCACGCCACGGCGGGACGAGTTCGGATATGGCCTGGCGCATTCGGTCGCCGACAGGTTGTCCACGATCAACGGACGCTTCCGGATCGACTCGCGGGCCGGTCTCGGCACCAAGGTGACTCTGTGGATTCCGATCGACGTTGCACTCCGCGTGTCGACGGAGTCAGGCACTCCTTCGCTCGATCACCTCGTCGCGCGGCTCTCCGCGGCGAGCCGGCTGCCGGGAGGCCAAAGTTGCGATCATCGCCCGTGGTGGAAGCGCGATCTGTCCGAGCCCGAGGTACGGGCCATGGTGCACAACCTGGCGCGGGGCTGGCTAGCCACGCCTGTGCTCGTGTATCGGATCTTTGTCGGCCCGGTACAGGTGCTCACGGGCCTGAGCGAGCCCGGCCTCAGCCCCGGTCGCACCATGGTCGTGGCACTTCTCGGATACCAGGCAGTAGAGATCACGGTGTTGATCCTGGCGATCCGTGGTCGAGCCGGTCGGCTGTTGAAGAACCCCGCCGTGCTGCTGGCTGACTTTTCGATCTGCGCGGTGCTCAACGTCTGGGCGGCGCAGGTCGTCGCGACCGCCGGTCTGCCGTTGGATGTCTCGCACCAGTTCCTGTTTGCTTACACCTACGGTGCTGTCGCGTTATGGACCGTCGTACACGGCTCGCGGACCGGACTGGCTGTTCTCGCGCTCGCGCTGGCGCTCGAAGTAGTCCTGACCGGGATGTCACTCGAGGGATTCACCGTCGGGACCGCGCTGACCCAATGTGCAAAGTTGACGGCGGCTGTCCTGGTTGCGGCCAGTGTGAAATGGAGTTCTGACAGAGCAGTGGCTCGGGCCGTGCAGTCGACTGCGGATCTGGGAAAAGTGAACTCGCGGATCGTGCTCATGCACAAGCTCGGCAGCCGATCGGAGTCGGTGCTGAGCCAAGTTTCGCGTTGA
- a CDS encoding enolase C-terminal domain-like protein — protein sequence MRLCQQAAADGFAQVKLKVGGSVQDDVRRLALARNTVGPHKRTAVDANQRWGIDDAITWIEALKPYDVWWVEEPTSPDDILGHAAIARAVAPIRIATGEHVQNRIIVKQLLQAGALSFLQIDATRVAGVNENISNLLLSATFGRPVCPHAGGVGLCELVQNLSIFDYIAITGSTTDRATEYVDHLHEHFVDPVQIHQGHYVIPSTPGYSAQMTSEALHHFNFPGGPAWTR from the coding sequence ATGCGGCTGTGCCAGCAGGCAGCGGCCGACGGCTTCGCGCAGGTCAAGCTCAAGGTCGGCGGCTCGGTCCAAGACGACGTCCGAAGACTCGCGCTCGCCCGCAACACAGTCGGACCCCACAAGCGGACTGCCGTCGATGCCAATCAGCGCTGGGGCATCGACGACGCAATCACCTGGATCGAAGCGCTGAAGCCGTACGACGTCTGGTGGGTAGAGGAACCGACCAGTCCCGACGACATTCTCGGCCACGCCGCGATCGCCCGCGCCGTCGCGCCCATCCGCATCGCCACCGGAGAGCACGTCCAGAACCGGATCATCGTCAAGCAACTCCTCCAGGCCGGGGCGCTGTCCTTTCTTCAGATCGACGCCACGCGAGTCGCTGGAGTCAACGAGAACATCAGCAATCTCCTGCTCTCCGCGACGTTCGGCAGACCGGTCTGTCCTCATGCCGGCGGCGTCGGCCTCTGCGAACTTGTCCAGAACCTGTCCATCTTTGACTACATCGCCATCACCGGATCAACGACCGACCGGGCCACCGAGTACGTCGACCACCTCCACGAACATTTCGTCGACCCGGTCCAGATCCACCAAGGCCACTACGTGATCCCTTCCACGCCCGGTTACAGCGCGCAAATGACGTCCGAGGCGCTCCACCACTTCAACTTTCCGGGCGGACCGGCCTGGACGCGCTGA
- a CDS encoding carbohydrate ABC transporter permease, translating to MLLTAFKSSSEIAQIPPTVLPKSWHPENFRDALEAAPFGLYLGNTIIYAVSVTTGLVLLSSMAAYGFARLDFPGRRVLFVVYLATMMVPFQLTLIPVYILLSRIGWVDTYQGIIVPQLFGAFGVFLLRQFFLGIPRELEEAAMIDGAGRWRIYWSIMLPLAKPAVITLAVFTFIGQWNGLLWPLLISSSDRTRPIAAGLLAFSSVIGTDWRLMMAAAAMTAVPITCIYIVAQRWIVQGVASSGFGGR from the coding sequence ATGTTGCTGACAGCGTTCAAGTCGAGTTCGGAGATCGCCCAGATTCCACCCACGGTCCTTCCGAAGAGCTGGCATCCCGAGAACTTCCGCGACGCTCTCGAGGCGGCGCCCTTCGGCCTCTACCTGGGCAACACGATCATCTACGCGGTGTCGGTGACCACGGGTCTGGTGCTGCTGTCGTCGATGGCGGCGTACGGATTCGCCCGGCTCGACTTCCCAGGCCGTCGCGTTCTGTTCGTCGTCTACCTGGCGACCATGATGGTGCCGTTCCAGCTGACCTTGATCCCGGTGTACATCCTGCTCAGCCGGATCGGCTGGGTGGACACCTACCAGGGGATCATCGTGCCGCAGTTGTTCGGCGCCTTCGGCGTCTTCCTGCTGCGCCAGTTCTTCCTCGGAATTCCTCGCGAGCTCGAGGAAGCCGCCATGATCGACGGGGCCGGCCGATGGCGGATCTACTGGAGCATCATGCTGCCGCTCGCCAAGCCGGCCGTCATCACGCTGGCCGTGTTCACCTTCATCGGACAGTGGAACGGACTGCTCTGGCCCCTGCTGATATCCAGTTCCGACCGTACCCGTCCGATCGCAGCCGGCCTGCTCGCGTTCAGCTCGGTCATCGGAACCGACTGGCGCCTGATGATGGCAGCCGCCGCCATGACCGCCGTACCGATCACCTGCATCTACATCGTCGCGCAGCGCTGGATCGTCCAGGGCGTCGCCAGCAGCGGTTTCGGCGGACGCTGA
- a CDS encoding carbohydrate ABC transporter permease: MSILAGPSGRRAMRTDSPRRAPGRSQDVRRRKRRRREVAAAAAFIGPHLAGMALFVILPIIASLFLAFTNWEPLKPASFIGFGNFGALVKDPNFQRVLLNTFTYALGTIPLSVGLGLLTAVLLNRRFHGVAVIRAVFLLPTVVTATAVGLVWKWLLQPDGLLNIGLHTVGLNGPTWLVSSKWAMPALVLVATWQSFGSNMVIFLAGLQRIPPNLYEAARIDGAGAWSQFRHVTLPMLSPTTFFVLVLSVIGTFQAFDVVLLLTGGGPGTATTTLMLFIYQEGFQIFRQGYAAAASLVLLLIILSITIMQLRLQKRWVHYDD; the protein is encoded by the coding sequence ATGAGCATCCTCGCGGGTCCGTCCGGACGAAGGGCGATGCGTACCGACAGTCCGCGACGGGCTCCAGGGCGTTCCCAGGACGTACGCCGGAGGAAGCGCCGGCGCCGCGAAGTGGCCGCGGCGGCCGCCTTCATCGGGCCGCACCTGGCCGGCATGGCGCTCTTCGTCATCCTGCCGATCATCGCCTCCCTCTTCCTGGCCTTCACGAACTGGGAGCCGCTCAAGCCTGCGTCGTTCATCGGCTTCGGCAATTTCGGCGCGCTCGTGAAGGACCCGAACTTCCAGCGGGTACTGCTGAATACCTTTACCTATGCGCTCGGGACCATTCCGCTCAGCGTCGGGCTGGGACTCCTGACCGCTGTACTCCTGAACCGCCGGTTCCATGGCGTCGCAGTGATCCGGGCGGTGTTCCTCCTACCCACGGTCGTCACGGCGACCGCCGTCGGCCTGGTCTGGAAGTGGCTCCTGCAGCCAGACGGACTCCTCAACATCGGTCTCCACACGGTCGGTCTGAACGGCCCGACCTGGCTGGTCAGCAGCAAGTGGGCCATGCCCGCCCTCGTCCTGGTGGCGACGTGGCAGAGCTTCGGTTCCAACATGGTCATTTTCCTCGCGGGGCTGCAACGCATCCCCCCGAACCTCTATGAAGCGGCACGCATCGACGGCGCGGGAGCCTGGAGCCAGTTCCGGCACGTGACGTTACCGATGTTGTCGCCGACAACATTCTTCGTGCTCGTGCTGTCTGTGATCGGAACATTCCAGGCGTTCGACGTCGTACTGCTACTGACCGGCGGTGGGCCGGGAACCGCGACCACCACGCTGATGCTGTTCATCTACCAGGAGGGCTTCCAGATCTTCCGGCAGGGGTACGCCGCGGCGGCAAGCCTGGTCCTGCTCCTGATCATTCTCAGCATCACCATCATGCAGCTCCGCTTGCAGAAGCGGTGGGTGCACTATGACGACTGA
- a CDS encoding ABC transporter substrate-binding protein: MPCVIASFIPGLESKQMPIHNTTRRTDASSLPGRRTFLGLVGAAGTGLLTGACSTGGGGSQSSGSKSFTWATWAGVGDEKKTWDRVAALAAKDHPGTTVTIDASYATNYYDTLVTRTVAGRGPDLMTSQGTTLPSLVDRGLLQPLDDRIKNDSHVAAGDWPDAIRQAMSWDGKQYLLPYDVGPCFLWYNKDLLASVGVAEPSATEPMTYAEFRTICSKVAKSGNRRYGYATPPAWDYLIPWVWSAGGEMMNPDRTACELSSPGATTGLDNVVSLYRDGLAAPIKDLTKANALEDFASGTIAFTPGGPWDAQYLRTQNLKFTWGFMPFPAGDGGSQTWVSGSGFGIAKTVKQIDAAFAALTSLVSPAAQQIMASAGRAFPARASAISSYSQGGKPPAHVNEIGVLMTAKGTRPYITTPNWQQINTMLSRDLMPILLPGAKLDDILAKVTPQFTDLLKKG, from the coding sequence ATGCCCTGCGTCATCGCCTCTTTCATCCCAGGCTTGGAGAGTAAACAGATGCCCATTCACAACACCACGCGCCGGACCGACGCGTCGTCCTTGCCCGGACGGCGGACGTTCCTCGGCCTTGTCGGTGCGGCCGGCACCGGTCTTCTCACCGGCGCCTGCTCGACCGGAGGCGGCGGATCACAGAGCTCAGGCAGCAAGTCGTTCACATGGGCGACCTGGGCCGGCGTTGGCGACGAGAAGAAGACCTGGGACCGGGTCGCCGCTCTGGCAGCGAAGGACCATCCTGGCACGACAGTGACCATCGACGCCTCGTACGCGACGAACTACTACGACACGTTGGTCACCAGAACCGTCGCTGGTCGCGGCCCGGATCTGATGACATCTCAAGGCACCACCTTGCCTTCACTCGTTGATCGGGGCCTGCTGCAACCACTCGACGACCGGATCAAGAACGATTCCCACGTCGCTGCGGGCGACTGGCCGGACGCGATCCGGCAGGCTATGTCATGGGACGGCAAGCAGTATCTCTTGCCGTACGACGTCGGGCCGTGCTTCCTCTGGTACAACAAGGATCTCCTCGCAAGCGTCGGCGTCGCCGAGCCCTCCGCCACCGAGCCGATGACGTATGCGGAATTCAGGACCATCTGCAGCAAGGTCGCGAAATCAGGCAACCGTCGCTACGGCTACGCAACTCCGCCCGCCTGGGACTACCTCATCCCGTGGGTGTGGTCAGCCGGCGGGGAAATGATGAACCCCGACCGCACGGCATGTGAGCTCAGCAGCCCTGGGGCCACCACCGGCCTCGACAACGTCGTATCCCTGTACCGCGACGGTCTCGCCGCACCGATCAAGGATCTGACCAAGGCGAACGCGCTGGAGGACTTCGCAAGCGGCACCATCGCGTTCACACCAGGTGGTCCTTGGGACGCGCAGTACCTGCGAACGCAGAACCTCAAGTTCACGTGGGGCTTCATGCCGTTCCCTGCCGGTGACGGCGGCAGCCAGACCTGGGTCTCGGGATCCGGCTTCGGCATCGCGAAGACCGTGAAGCAGATCGACGCGGCCTTCGCTGCACTGACCTCGCTCGTCAGTCCAGCCGCCCAGCAGATCATGGCATCGGCAGGCCGCGCCTTCCCAGCACGTGCCTCCGCGATCAGCTCCTATAGCCAGGGTGGCAAGCCGCCCGCCCACGTCAACGAGATCGGTGTCCTGATGACGGCCAAAGGAACCCGGCCGTACATCACGACGCCGAACTGGCAGCAGATCAACACCATGCTGTCGCGGGATTTGATGCCGATACTGCTCCCCGGCGCCAAACTCGACGACATTCTCGCCAAGGTCACTCCACAGTTCACCGACCTGCTGAAGAAGGGCTGA
- a CDS encoding ROK family transcriptional regulator gives MTDATVLTVLRELIDHGPISRPVLGGAVGLARATVSSSVNDLRRRGLVTEVPGESNGRRGRPTTGLDLDDSNFALAGLEIAVDRVRVAVYSLRGRELLRQEHVVDSEVANPRALLRQAAAVLHETLGRINAEQRELLGVGVSVPGLVDASTGTVKYVPSLGWHDVALQKGVVEALGVDVPVIIDSDANFAVLAERRARLRAGVEGTSIVYLTGTYGISAGIVTGGQVWRGSRGMAGEVGHLILESSGLPCVCGRNGCFETRAGIHALIDAADPSARRSASSPAGLAAAIDHLLARASDGDTSAMAALTDAGTWLGRGSAILAALLDPDVIILGGHYSRLEPWILRPARASLSESLLIAESGMPDLEVSARGVWGATEGAALAVLHRLAAAQQPLP, from the coding sequence TTGACGGATGCGACCGTGCTGACCGTCCTACGGGAGCTGATCGACCACGGCCCGATCAGCCGGCCGGTGCTCGGCGGGGCGGTCGGACTCGCTCGGGCCACAGTCTCGAGTTCGGTCAACGATTTGAGGCGACGCGGCCTGGTGACCGAGGTTCCAGGTGAATCCAACGGCCGACGCGGCCGGCCTACCACAGGGCTCGATCTCGACGATTCGAACTTCGCCCTGGCCGGCCTCGAGATCGCGGTCGATCGTGTCCGGGTGGCGGTCTACAGTCTTCGCGGACGCGAGTTGCTGCGCCAGGAGCACGTCGTCGATTCGGAGGTCGCCAATCCACGTGCGTTGTTGCGGCAGGCGGCCGCCGTCCTGCACGAGACGTTGGGCCGAATCAACGCCGAGCAGCGTGAACTGCTCGGGGTCGGCGTCAGCGTCCCCGGACTGGTTGATGCTTCGACCGGTACGGTGAAGTACGTTCCGAGCCTCGGCTGGCACGATGTTGCCCTGCAGAAGGGCGTCGTCGAGGCTCTGGGGGTCGATGTGCCGGTCATCATCGACAGCGACGCCAACTTCGCCGTACTGGCGGAGCGCAGGGCCCGGCTGCGTGCGGGCGTCGAGGGCACGAGCATCGTGTACCTGACCGGGACCTACGGCATCAGCGCCGGAATCGTGACCGGCGGGCAGGTGTGGCGCGGTTCCCGCGGAATGGCAGGCGAAGTCGGGCATCTGATACTGGAGTCCTCCGGCCTGCCGTGCGTCTGTGGGCGCAACGGATGCTTCGAGACTCGTGCCGGTATCCACGCGCTGATCGATGCCGCCGACCCGTCCGCGCGACGGTCGGCATCCAGCCCCGCCGGCCTTGCCGCCGCCATCGATCACCTGCTGGCGCGGGCAAGCGATGGAGACACGTCCGCCATGGCGGCTCTGACCGACGCCGGCACCTGGCTAGGTCGAGGATCCGCGATTCTCGCCGCCCTCCTCGACCCGGACGTCATCATCCTCGGCGGGCACTACTCCCGCCTCGAGCCATGGATCCTCCGCCCGGCGCGAGCATCCCTCTCGGAGTCCCTGCTGATTGCCGAGTCCGGTATGCCTGACCTCGAAGTCTCCGCCCGAGGCGTCTGGGGAGCCACAGAAGGAGCGGCCTTGGCCGTCCTGCACAGACTCGCGGCCGCACAGCAACCGCTTCCCTAA
- a CDS encoding alpha-L-fucosidase, translating into MSDWYDDLGLGVFIHWGHASTQGWELSWQMTGGVEGQAPTLAAVGCEEYFDNASTFAPPSFDPVAWADLAWRAGARYVVFVAKHHDGFAMFDTKVSDYSVVNIWGRDITAEVVAAFRARGMRVGLYFSMVDWHHPDYPRFTDESVTKPYRVGSYPRGSDRQWAAYRRFMMAQLDELLTGYGALDIVWLDGEFEHTADEWRFDEVRALISGRQPDALVNDRCVGHGDFVTLEQQIPYAPPASRWEVCMTMNSTWGYVPSDDTWKTPRSLLQSLVEIVSMGGNLLLNLGPTGTGELPPPAVERLEALARWTVDNGESLHSAQPGLQPWQYAGPSTQRSLPNGLLRTYLFIPSQRQRTVVVHGLPTSQIASVAALADGAPLPWIAQLDPSSRGSDPTFGGLRIELRPDAVDELCTVVAIDVRPHNR; encoded by the coding sequence ATGAGCGACTGGTACGACGACCTGGGGCTCGGGGTGTTCATCCACTGGGGACATGCGAGCACCCAGGGCTGGGAGCTCTCCTGGCAGATGACCGGGGGAGTCGAGGGCCAAGCCCCGACACTCGCCGCCGTCGGCTGCGAGGAGTACTTCGACAACGCGTCGACCTTCGCGCCCCCCTCCTTCGACCCCGTCGCCTGGGCCGACCTGGCCTGGCGAGCCGGCGCCAGGTACGTCGTTTTCGTCGCGAAGCATCACGACGGCTTCGCCATGTTCGACACCAAGGTCTCGGACTACTCGGTCGTCAACATCTGGGGGAGGGACATTACTGCGGAGGTGGTCGCTGCCTTCCGGGCTCGCGGGATGCGCGTCGGCCTGTACTTCTCGATGGTCGACTGGCATCACCCCGACTATCCGCGCTTCACCGACGAGTCCGTAACCAAGCCGTACAGAGTCGGGAGCTACCCGCGCGGCTCTGACCGCCAGTGGGCCGCCTACCGGCGCTTCATGATGGCGCAGCTCGACGAACTCCTCACGGGGTACGGTGCGCTCGACATCGTCTGGCTCGACGGAGAGTTCGAACACACTGCCGACGAGTGGCGATTCGACGAGGTCCGTGCGCTGATCAGCGGGAGGCAACCGGATGCCCTGGTCAACGACCGCTGCGTCGGCCACGGTGACTTCGTCACCCTGGAGCAACAGATTCCGTACGCGCCACCCGCGAGCAGGTGGGAGGTCTGCATGACGATGAACAGCACGTGGGGCTACGTGCCGTCGGACGACACGTGGAAGACGCCGCGGAGTCTGCTGCAAAGCCTGGTCGAGATCGTTTCGATGGGCGGCAACCTCCTGCTCAACCTCGGACCCACTGGGACTGGCGAACTGCCGCCACCGGCGGTCGAGAGACTGGAGGCGCTCGCACGCTGGACCGTCGACAACGGTGAGAGCCTCCACTCCGCCCAACCTGGCTTGCAACCGTGGCAATACGCCGGCCCGTCAACTCAGCGTTCGCTGCCCAACGGCCTTCTCCGCACCTATCTGTTCATCCCATCCCAACGGCAGCGGACGGTTGTCGTGCATGGTCTGCCGACGTCACAGATCGCGTCCGTCGCGGCCCTGGCCGACGGCGCCCCACTGCCATGGATCGCGCAACTCGACCCCAGCTCACGCGGCTCGGATCCGACCTTCGGCGGACTCCGCATCGAACTGCGACCAGATGCAGTCGACGAACTCTGCACAGTCGTAGCCATTGACGTCCGTCCGCACAATAGGTAG
- a CDS encoding helix-turn-helix domain-containing protein, with translation MNSTPAGTANFDDDDYPAFTMGRAAEMLGTTPGFLRSLDEAKLINPQRSEGGHRRYSRYQLRLAARARELVDQGTALESACRIIILEDQLAEALRINEQREEQG, from the coding sequence ATGAACTCAACCCCGGCCGGGACGGCCAACTTCGACGATGACGACTACCCCGCCTTCACGATGGGCCGGGCCGCGGAGATGCTCGGCACCACGCCGGGATTCCTGCGGAGCCTGGACGAGGCGAAGCTGATCAACCCGCAACGGTCCGAGGGCGGTCACCGCCGGTACTCGCGCTATCAGCTGCGTCTGGCAGCTCGAGCCCGAGAGCTCGTCGACCAGGGCACCGCCCTCGAGTCCGCCTGCCGGATCATCATCTTGGAAGACCAACTCGCCGAAGCTCTGCGTATCAACGAGCAGCGAGAGGAACAGGGCTAG
- a CDS encoding WD40 repeat domain-containing protein: MLAFAGILFAAVLVFLTGVVANWFPRPAGLTTGMVVGIAAVLIVVSAVVGFVGRTSPGDGPESGAPPSSPRSKPAPQPTTKTPTAQQVQALQPATTFGCDDTDNSAVVAMHPDGFLLACTNASATAVWNVGSGRSPSLAKDLGVGALSATFNASGRQLLTAGDSCWQFFDGRRPWNQTGNECGLEQSAASAVFAPDGKTFATRRWPDGSDVRFWDVASHKLVNTYQAADGRRIMSIAYSPTGRYFATGSADAHPYLWDVSHNGQRRQLADDRDGHTDEVRAVAFSPDGTRLISGGADRTAKIWSVPDGKLLASLNNGHDDSVNAVAFSPDGRTAVTGGADHKVIEWNITTASPIRALEGSGGEITSLSYDRSGKTLAAGCSDGKVVVWSLT; encoded by the coding sequence GTGCTGGCGTTTGCAGGGATTCTCTTCGCGGCCGTGCTGGTGTTCCTGACCGGTGTCGTCGCCAACTGGTTTCCCAGACCGGCTGGACTCACGACGGGCATGGTCGTCGGGATCGCGGCTGTCCTGATCGTTGTGTCCGCGGTGGTCGGCTTCGTCGGCCGCACGTCGCCGGGCGACGGGCCGGAGAGCGGGGCACCGCCGTCATCACCCCGGTCGAAGCCCGCCCCGCAACCGACGACGAAGACTCCGACGGCACAACAGGTCCAGGCCCTGCAGCCGGCCACGACATTCGGGTGCGACGACACCGACAACTCGGCGGTGGTCGCGATGCATCCGGACGGGTTTCTGCTGGCGTGTACCAATGCCTCCGCCACGGCCGTCTGGAACGTCGGGAGCGGCCGCTCTCCGTCGCTGGCGAAGGACCTCGGTGTCGGTGCGCTCTCGGCAACCTTCAACGCATCCGGACGCCAACTGCTCACCGCGGGCGATTCGTGCTGGCAGTTCTTCGACGGCCGCCGCCCGTGGAACCAGACCGGCAATGAGTGCGGGCTGGAGCAGTCCGCGGCCTCGGCCGTCTTCGCGCCGGACGGCAAGACCTTCGCCACGCGCCGGTGGCCCGACGGCAGCGATGTCCGCTTCTGGGACGTCGCGAGCCACAAACTGGTCAACACCTACCAAGCCGCCGACGGACGGCGGATCATGTCGATCGCCTACAGCCCCACAGGCCGGTACTTCGCGACCGGCAGCGCCGACGCGCACCCCTACCTCTGGGACGTCAGCCACAACGGCCAACGCCGGCAACTCGCAGATGATCGCGACGGCCATACCGATGAGGTACGCGCCGTCGCGTTCAGTCCCGACGGAACGCGACTCATCAGCGGCGGTGCCGACCGGACGGCAAAGATCTGGAGCGTCCCGGACGGCAAACTGCTCGCCAGCCTGAACAACGGGCACGACGATTCCGTGAACGCTGTGGCGTTCAGTCCGGACGGGCGTACCGCAGTCACCGGCGGCGCGGACCACAAGGTCATCGAGTGGAACATCACGACCGCCAGCCCCATCCGCGCGCTGGAGGGAAGCGGCGGCGAGATTACCTCACTGTCCTACGACCGCTCAGGCAAGACCCTCGCGGCCGGCTGCTCCGACGGCAAGGTCGTCGTATGGAGCCTGACCTAG